In Psychrobacter sp. JCM 18902, a single window of DNA contains:
- the rpmB gene encoding 50S ribosomal protein L28, giving the protein MSRVCQVTGKRPMVGNNVSHANNKTRRRFLPNLHNHRFWVESENRFVRLRVSTKGMRTIDKLGIDKVLADMRAQGQKV; this is encoded by the coding sequence ATGTCTCGAGTTTGCCAAGTGACTGGAAAGCGCCCTATGGTGGGTAATAATGTTTCGCACGCAAACAACAAAACCCGTCGTCGCTTTCTACCAAACCTTCATAACCATCGTTTTTGGGTAGAGTCTGAAAATCGTTTTGTACGTCTACGTGTGTCTACCAAAGGTATGCGCACTATTGACAAACTTGGTATCGATAAAGTGTTAGCAGATATGCGCGCACAAGGTCAAAAAGTATAA
- the rpmG gene encoding 50S ribosomal protein L33 — translation MRDKIKLVSTAGTGYYYTTTKNKRTMPGKMEMKKFDPKIRQHVMFKEAKIK, via the coding sequence ATGAGAGATAAAATTAAATTAGTATCAACAGCTGGTACTGGTTATTACTACACCACTACTAAAAACAAACGCACTATGCCTGGCAAAATGGAAATGAAGAAATTCGATCCGAAAATTCGCCAGCACGTGATGTTTAAAGAAGCTAAAATCAAATAA